In Rhodamnia argentea isolate NSW1041297 chromosome 5, ASM2092103v1, whole genome shotgun sequence, the DNA window GGATTGGACAACAATACCGACCTGGACTAAAGGGTTACTAGATTGTATAAGGTATACCGTTGATCGAGTGCagtgagggaaagaagagaagtaaaCAAAGCATGAAGTAAGTAGAGCTTGAAGTAAGCACTCTGTGAATGTCCCACATCCCTTTACGGAAAGAAAGTCTCAACCAAAATGACATTTCTTTTGCGTGAGGATGTAGCTAAAAACATCAGAATTGAAAGGCTGGCAATTTACAATATGAATTAACTTGTTTGCAAATGATTATCCGAGAAATCCATAAATGACACGATTTGATACGAACTTCatatacataaattttatagcaaaattaacaaaaataaagtgtTCTCCAATGAACATTGCTatatcacaaaatcttttactaCATAGTTACCAGGAGTGAATTTAACCACATAATTTGAGAGTTGACAATTGAGCTCATTGAAGATTAATTATCCAACTTTTGTATGTATAGTGACTCTACTatatattcttcatttcaattcaaaatcacaatttgaagAGTAACTCTACTTTGGCTTATCCAGCTTTTATGGTGCTGTGATTATGTGGAacgcaatcaattttaaccaaagtggGCTTTGGCGATCATGCTTCGTCTCCAATATAACTATTTGTTAGTTTTACTTATTTAGCTGGCCGGCATAACAATTATCTATATGAATATATCATCTTTTACAATGTCTTAATACTTTGATGTGATTGATCCAACTCTTATTGATGTGAATTTAAACTTCCCAATTATTTGTAACGCTATGTGGCAACTTGAAATGCACAGCATGTAAACTCGTGAAGTGCTATGCAcataaaattgatgcaatcattggatttttgttatatttaagattttgacGTAGCGTTTCTTACGTACCTCTTGACTGAAGAGAGTAGTGTAGCGTGATTTGAGACGATCCTCACTCCAAGCTTCACGTGAACCtgtcatcaatttttaattagatgaaaGGAATGCCATCTTTTGCATTGCAGGGATGAATTAATCTACGAAGATTTTTAATGattaaaccagaaaaaaaaaatcaatcttacactttcCATGAGAGAAGCATGTCAAACTTTCCAAACCTGTAACCCATAAATTGTTTAACATCGAGAATACTAGAGTTTCTGATGTTTCTATTCTCGACCCTTCATCCTCTATaatgatcgcctccatcttcttgcaatcttgtacctctagttctctcaattgtgggagagattgaaccatggatgggaaaaacagaaaccCGAGGTTGTTACAGTCAGACACCTTCAATTGCTTTAAATTATGGAACCTCACAATTCCACaaggattcttgttccatatGCACCTCAAGCTTGGTAATCTCTTTATATAGATGGTGTTTAGCTCAGAAAGAGTCTCAATGTTTGCATCGGCGCCTAGTCCATCGAGGTCAAAAATTTCTTGTACCGCAACGCAATGTTCTACCTTTAAAGTGTGTAGCTTTTGTAGTTTTACTAGTGACCTGGAGTTGATGACCTTTGAGAGAGATTTGCATGAAGTGACCTCAAGAGATTGGAGACTGCTCAGCCCCAACGGAGATTCATCGGTCCATATATCTTCCAGATTGGGAAGTCCAACCATTGTCAAGGACTCcaaggatgggattgaaacctGACGGATAGACCCATCAGCATACGTGCTATAGCAGGTTATTACAAATGGTTGCGGAAGAAAATTTACAGACTTTAGGATGATTTTTACATTTACAAAAAGCTATGATAAACAAAGGCTaatttaaaaatcagaaaaggtATTTTACGACCCCAAAAACAACTAATGAACTTCGTTTTTACAATAAATTCGTGGATGGTATTACAATTGGATATTGTTTGCAATGTATTAACAATAAGGGAAACTACAGTCATCAAGAAATAGCATTCATTCAGTTTGCTAATGACTACGAAGATTAGTGATCCTTAGAGCAAAAGGAAGTACATTCAAGATAAATTCCTTCCTATAAGGTAAACCACTCCCTATTAGGTTATGTTACTACTTTGATGTTACATTGCTCATTTTGTCGGATGATTGCCAAAAAGCACTGCACTATCTCACAATGCACATTACTAccatgaaaaaattatatagaaaCTGTAGAATCACTGTGATTATGAAAGACATAGGCAACTTACACGCAAAGGACAACATCTCATGGAGTGATAAACAAGGCAAGTTTCAATCACGAGAAGTAAATTATTATGCTATAATTCCTTAATTACAGAAACGTATGTCTAATTTACTACCTACCTAAGGAAACTTAGcaatcttgaaaagtaatttagtaCTTCATAAGGGAAATTACTCTCATAAAAGTTTAGTTACTACAAGTAACTTCCTTTTGACGCCTTCGCCATCCACCTAAGCCCGCTTGGGCTTTGCCGGACCCAATCAATTTATGCGTGaaatattgtaatttatataataagaGTAAACCTACGACGGGGCTAATTTCTTTCAtacttgataaatttataatggcaacttaaatttctctccatgTAAGCTCATGTTTAATAACTTGCGAAACTAATATATTGCACGAGCCTTGAACTccaccatcaacttcaatgaCAATTGTCACTGTTTATCCTTAGTTTACTTACTTCTATCACTAACAATAACCAATTTAACAGCTTACCTACtacactaaaaaattgttaaacaatTAACTACAATAATATGTAATTAACTACAATAAccaatttgtcacatgtgattttttacaatgagttgaaaatttccaatataaataaagaaaaatgcgGAAAAAAAGGCAATGATCTTGAAAGAGATtgagacaaaaaataataataagatggtTGACTTCGTGAAAATGGCTTTGAAATATACCCCAAGCATATGAAACGATCAAAGAaaaggctaattttttttttaatttcattgtaCATATGGCCTTCCTAGTCAGCTATTTAATTTCAATACGCCCTAATTTATATAACCACATTTTCGATGTAAGTGTTTACCGATTTAAATCTTCATGGGGGATCTCGTGAACTTTTTCCTAAAAGTCACTCGGTGATGCCTTCGACTACGAGATATTGacacaagttgaagatgtatgtccttttttttttcaattagaagTTGAAGATTTATGTTTGTTATGCCCAAAGTGCTTACATATATCTATATCTTTTATATGCTTTGCAAGTATGAACATGCGTGTAATTGTGTGCGTTCATACTTGTAGGGCTTACGCAATGACTAAGTGCTTATTGAAACACACGACAGGGAAAAGACGTGCATCAATTAGATTCGCATCGTTGCTACTATTTGAAAACCCAATCCCCTTGCCCATTCTTCGTATTGATTTTTACCTAAACCATCTAgatatcatattttttcttgCCGCATGCAAGCTGCAAATAACTCCAGTCCTATCAGAAtctaaatttacatggatttcattttatttgctgGAGTTCTACGCAATGAAGAGTAACAGAAGATTGCTTTACGCAATTACAGAGAAGGCATGATTAGGATAATGTAATTAGGCAGAAAATgaaccgaaaaagaagaagaagaaagaataatgacaataatctatgtcacatccaattagcaaatgaacaaaagatcatCAAATAACATATTGTTTTGATAGAAAGTTACTTGTTGCCCGTTGAAGAATGCAACTTGAGTGCCAACATGGTCGTTTGATGCACAACTTGAAGGAGCCATCCCGACGGTGCAAAAGTTCTTCATATTCGGCAGATCATGCAAGTTCAAGACATGCAAATTCCGCAACTCAAGTTTGCCGCAATCATCCACTTCTACAATCTCCCGCATTAAGTGACAGCTGAccacttggatctcttcaaggtgtggaagttctctcaataatgaaagaggaaacaaaacttccatcttGTCACAGTTTTCAACTCGTACTACCTTTAATGCACTGAAGGAATTGGAGGAGATGTGGTTGTTGCATATCTTTTCCAAGTTGATGAGGTTATCGAAAAGTAATGACTCCAACATCTTAAACTCTGTATGTGATGGTAATTGGAGGACATGATGGACGGAGGGACTATTCTTGACCTGTAGGTGCTTTAATTTCGGAAAGCCTTTCTGCGATAACGCGCAAATACTTTGCTCAATTCCATTTAATCCGTCTAAAATGAGACCGTCAGGTTTGCCTAATAAAGTCTCGTATGCATCCTTTCCGAAGAATATCGCTCATTGGATCCAATCGAAGCTCCAACGTGCTCGACGGCTCCAATGTCTTGGACACATTGCGACTTCGCCAGCGTGGCACATTACCTATCCGGATTTGGTACTTGGTTAGTTTCTCGACGTTTAGATCCTGCGGGAGCACACTCGGATCGAGAATGGACACATACAAAGTGCAGAAATTCTTCAAGTTATTCAACTCAATAAGACCGGCATTAGTGGGTGGAGTTTGCTCCACGTCATTCCAACGATCAAAACTATTCTCCATatacaactcctccaatttcatcaagctcccaagcacacccggttcaattatctCAAGTTTTGAGCAATGGTTTAAGTCTAACAACCGCAGCTCCACCAATTGtccaatttcttttggcaatcgtTGAATTTTGGAGTTTGCAAAGCTGAGAACACATAGCCGTTTTAGTTCGCTGATCATGGCTACATCCTCTAACGAACAATCATTTAGGCACAGAGTGTGTAAGTTCTCCAAGAACTGGAATGGCGAAGGTGAGCGAGTGAGCCGCACTTGAGAAAGATGTAAGACCATGAGTTTTCTCATAGAGTTGAAACATGAGCTTGGGACCTTAAGAGATTCATTGTTtgtgaacaacaaaaagatccgcATTTCAGGGCAATCTAAGTCTTCAGGAAGCTCCTCCATGTCAACGTAGGGAAAGCATACCGATGTGcaacttttgagcttgtccttcGGCAATTCTATCACCGActtatcatgatttttcaacACCAGAAGAGGGTCATCTCTTGAAGCTACCGAGGCAATGAATCCACGAACCAAGTCGTGTATCttgaaaccatcaacatcttcaTTGTCTTCTAACAAAAAGGATGAGGCTTTCAGGGTTCGGATCAGTGAGCTCAACCTGTCTCTCACTTCTTCCATGCTGCTATCTTCTCGAAATAACCTCGAACCCACGCCATACCTCACCAAGTTTTCAAGAGAGGGCTTAGAGACACCGTAAACGACACATAGCCGTAACAATGACTTCACCTCCTTGCCATATTCCCCTTTGAAACGATTATAGCTCAACTGCAGCATctcgtttattttttcatcGATTCCTTTGTTGGTAGACATCTCAATTTGTCTCAAAACATCCTTCCATTCGCGAAAATCGGCATCTCTAAAAACATTCGCCATTGCAataattaggaaaggcaaacctgcacaTTTGTTGAGTGCTTCATCCACCAGGGATTTGAACGGATCGTGATGAACTTTGTCGCCCACCGTCCTCTCAAAcaatctttttgcctcttcctccttcagcgCATCGAGGAGGAAGTCCCTGTCGCAGCCCATTTCCCTTCGCAAAACATCTTGAAATCTTGACGTCAACAGCAACTTGCATCCTATGACTTTGTTGTTGTGTCCGCAAGGAATGCCTACTGACTTCAAGTCAAGCCCTTTCCAcaggttgtccagtattatgagcaccttcttcttctccctcaccTCATTTTCCAACCTCGTGCGCAGACGCTCCGCTCGCGAATTGACGTACTCCACATCCTTTATGTCCAGGTCCAACGCGTGCgcaatctctccttgaatcctcttgatgtcttgattttccgacacgtcggccttagcgacccaatcaaacGACTTCGCTTTCTTTATCCTCCTTTCGGCGTCGTCCAATAGGGTGGACTTGCCGACCCCGCCCATTCCGTAAATCCCGACCACGCTATTGTTGTTATCAGCAAGAGCAGCCATGATCTCCTGCATGATCAATTCTCTGGATTGGACCATGCCGTCGTCCTTAAGCTTAATTGACCTCGAGGCAAAAGAAGCTGAGGCCATCGAGATGGTCGACTGGACGACATCTTTGCCTTCTCTCTTGGCCGGAGTCGAAGCAGCCGCATTCCCTGGAGCAGTACCACTGAAGGAAATATACTTGAATTCACTAAATTCTTGAGCGAGTCGCTGAATGCCCTCGATCATGTGCTTGGCCTtcctgctgaactgatagcgacaaCAGGGTTCGTGAAGACTCCCATAGCAACAAGTCTTGCTCGCCTTTTCGAAGTCGCCCAACAGGTCTCGCGCCTCCTTCAAGGCCTTCTCAGCCTTTGCCTGCCACTCCGCAACATGACTGTAGACCTCCCGGCTATTGTTTCTGGCCACTTCCACGTCATTGTGGACCATATCAGCCTCGTACGCCAGCTTCCCGACCTCCTTCTGAAGATCCTGGgcgtagctcttggaggagaTCACGTATCCGAATTGGCGCTTGACGGGAACAACTACCCACTTCAAGACATCCCACCCAATAGAAACAGCAGAATCCATcgacattttgctttgatttttccttttcgagaaagaaagagcgatcaAACGGggagaccgagagagagagatagaatgaagagaaagagcagcaggtagtgaagaagaagaaggatggtttggccgaggagaagaacgagcgaaacagagcaagaatgatTGAGAGGCGAAGAAGGGAAGGAGATTTGAGTGCGGAAAAGGATGACGAATCAATGGGTGAGCTTCAGTTCGGGAGATCCAACggtttaaaataaaagaaagtccGCTGTCGGTCCCATCTATCAAGCCACCAACGTGGACCAATGTctccttcctttcctccactgtTAAGTGGCGACGCACTAATATCTAATTCATGTTGACCGTTAGGTGACGACATGTCTCGAGTCTCTTACCTTTTCATGTATCATATTCCGAACTTTGACAGGtttattaacaaaataaataaagtcatCAGGGGCGTTCTctttgtaattaagttgataaggaccttttgcatagtaactacctaatatatggagaataagtgcacatactagaaaaaaaaattaccatatgaaGTTAGCATTCTCCGCAAGTAGGCAATTGTTTTGGCTACAATCTAGGGCCACGGGTGTGGAGGTTAAGCCAGTGAAACATCCTGCAAAATCAGTTAAGCTCAGGCCTTGGCATGTGAAAGTGGCTCTAACTCGAAACAGCTTTGCACGCAACTTGTGGGATTCAAACGGACGATTCCTCAATTCCGAGTTGAAAATTTCAACAATGCCCCAACTAACCACACCAATCCCGGAGTTAAGCAAGCATGACGTTTTTGCAATAACGAGCAAGTTTAGTTTGCATTCCGTAAcacttcttaagaaaatgattatgtcaACGTAAAAATTACCATACTACGGATATTCAATAATTTCACGAGAGAGATGCTCAATAAGTATAATGTCAAAGTAATAGTAGTATATGATGGGTATTCATGATATTGGACTCGGATATAGTTGAATGTTTGCTGGCTAAATTTCTATGCATCTATTAGTCTCACATGACAAACACGCCCATCGAAATTGTCAATTTACCCCCAATTGTGTAGATGCATCATCGcagtttgaaaatattttgactaaGTAAAAACAATAAAGTCATGAGAGACAtaattcttgtaattttttttggtcgaaataattCTTGTAATTAGGTGGATAAGATATTCTAGTTAgtagtgcataaaattcaattttctcatcGCATCcagaaaaaccaaaaaccccttTGGGGTTGGTCAGTACATCcttaagtactttttttttaaaatatattttaagagGGGTTTCCATAATGAATTAGTCTAAccataaaattagatgtttgcCGTTGAAAAGCAATCCATAGCgatcaatttctatttttgaatgGTAGCAGACTACTCCACGTCGTCACTgggccaaaataaaatttaaagaaagataGGCTGTCACTCTCAGTCGCTCCATGATTATAGCTTGACCATTAgttgaaaataagtctttgttttttattgTATTGTCTTCAAAGACTGCAATGAAGGGCGGGTGCTATAGTCGTGACTTTGGCGTGCTGTGACTTTAGTCTAGACCCCACATGTCCCCATATCACATATGCATCTGCCCTGTACTATGgtttaaattagcaatatttattCACTCTTTCGAGCCCTGCATGAGGTCACTTCTTCGAAATTTGGATGTCGCGATTTTCGTTGACAACTGCCCTTTTTTGCGTGACAAAAAGTAGCctcattctcttaaaaaaacTCTTCATTTTAgattaagtcttaaatttattccaaacttttttttatctaaaaaaaaatatctaactttagattcaatctcaaatctattccgaacttttttttatctcggaAAATACCCTAAACTTTAGCATCGATCCCGAATCTCAGTTATATTCCATTGACGCTTTGTCCAAAAATCGCCGTTAGTCGtctctaattttcatattctaaaaCGGCTTCATTTTCAAGGACTTCTTTATTGTGGTAGAATTATTATCCACATGAAAATGCAATGTCGGTCCGTACCTATCGTCTTATTATTTTGCTAATGCGAGTTCTTTTATTGATGTGAAAATATCACGTCAAGTTGGAAttcaaatttgtgattttttagataaaacaaaattcaagaCGGATTTGAAACCGCACTTAAAATTTGGGCCTTTTTCCgagagaaaaattaagttcggGGCAATGGTAAGTGAAGATGGACGTACGCTTGGTGATACAAAAGTACAACGTGGCCCTTGGTGTTTTTCACAATCTGCCCCTGCGGTGCATAGCAATGGTGGGACAGAATCATGACTTTTCTCTAAACCCAAAGCCTTCACTGTAAGGGTCGCACCTATTTTTCCTGTTTGTGCCTTTGTACCAAGGCAAAAGCACATGTGGACCCTTCGAATTTCCAGAGTActtaagaaaaatacataattttgaTAAGTATAGATAAACGATTGCGATAAATAACATCTTTAATTTCTTTCGTACTATTAGTACTTCCGTCGATATTTGTATGTGGGCGCTTGTCTAAATCAAAACCGGGCGACGATTAAAGGTTGAAATGCATATACAACCTTCAATGACTGATTGCAATACCTTGTCGATAAGACAATGCTAACATTCAGCAAGAGCGTTGTGAATTAGGACTTCTCACGCTACTGAATGTTGCATATCAAAACACTAGTATTTTATTCGATCTCACGTGGTGCTCATAACATTCAAAATTTGCGATTAACCGagataaactaaaatttatcaGCTGAGCATGATCATTCATACTAGCAATCCGACGGTTCAGAACCTTAGCAAAGACcataaatcacaagaaagaaagaggagatgaGTATGAATTATCCAGCTCGATCATCTCACCTTAGTTAATTCCTTGGGAAGCTGAAAACTTGGCAGCACACCGCTCCAAGTCGTCACTAGGCAAgcgtgaaattaaaaaatgaccgCTCTCGGTCTTCTCAATTAGGACAACAATTGCGGACTTAAACTGAATTCTTTGCTTGATTTCTTCccataataatatttcaattgaaaTCCCATCAACCGGGTCAgagaatataataaaaaatgactacCAGCTGTTAAAGTAATAAAATGATTCGACTTGGATTATCGCTTGTTTAATAAGTAATTTTTATTGTCTATCATTATTCATAAAACAAAATGTAATTAAGAGAACAAATGGAAAAGGACAGGCCACACCCACCCACGCACGTTATACAGTCTGTCATCATCGATACAACAAATGTAATCAATAAAGAGACCAAACGGGCAAGACCAGGCCCCATTGACGTGACATGTATATCACTAGAATTCTAAAAACCATTCGAAATGAATTTAAGACGTCAAAACTCAACTCTATGTGGGTCTTTATGGATTTGTATCATTtccatattcaacccattttgagtTTAATAAAACGAGCAAAAAAATACATTGCCACTATAATGGTGAAGATTCCTTTTGGTGCCTCCCAATACTGTCGAATTTAAAGTTGAAGATGGTAATGAGAATATGATTCGCTAGGTTATGCAGTAATTGTCTTATTGTTCATTTAATTGACAGTCACCATTCCCATTGTCCGAGTCTCCGGATCCTTTCCTTCATCCATAAAGGACAAACATTGGTAGGTACTAGTTCCAAACGCCCTCCTTGTGCAGGGAGATCATAATAAAACGATAGAAGTAACATTAGATTTAAGGTTattgaacaggaaaaaaaaaattgaagtttaagtTTCAAAATCGTATACAAATCGAAACAGCTCTAAAAGATAAAATGGCCGTATTTGTTTCTATATATTGGATAGCAACTTTTGTTAATATTCTCTTGAATGATACAAATAGTCcatgaattttgactcaatgtacaatgtagtctctaaacttttaatttgatcaatatggtccccgaaccttaacccaatgtgcaatgtagtccttcaacttttaatttgaataagatggtctttgaacttttgaatatgttcaacttagtcttgGAGTTAAAGGAAGATGTTTAATGTAGTCGTTCCATTTATTCAAGTTCAAGGTCTACGTtgaaaatgtttcaaaagtttagagaccatattggtcaaattaaaagttcaaaaaccacattgcatattggattaaagttcgaggaccatattggtcaaataaaaagtttagagactacattgcatattagttcaaagttcagggattatttgtgtcattttgcctaTTGACATATTAAGACTTGCATTGTATATCCTTTCTTCAGAAAATGACATCATTAACTTACGATTATCATTTTGTCTTTTATAGTAatttcttccaatttttgtcACAAGAATGTTAAAGTATGAGACCGTCAATATTTCTCTATTTCGACATGAATGCCTATATAGTTTGTGCGTAGTAAAAAGAAGTGTTGACAAATAATCATGATATAACAAACTTAAgaacttaaaaatttaagaataacTTGAAGAGGGAACAAAGGCAAAATATATTAAACTAACATTTAGAATAATACATGAAAATATAGTCTTCGTGAAAGAAATGGACATCTTGGTATCCATGTGAACGAGTGCGTGGTATCCAATGACTTTGCtattcacgtgatttttttttttttttttgtgtagtATCTCATTGCAATTTTTTCAGACCGTGGAATGCGGATCTTCTTACTAGGTAGGTCATTTACTTTGcttaaaatttttgttgtttgtcgAGCCAGCTTGGGTCTTTGTTTCTTTGTGCCTTTCAaggcccttttttttccccctaactCGGATTTGAGGTTCATAATAATTATAATCAAAtgaaagattcccttttgcatcTTAGTTTCCCCAATTCCAAAGATTAGTTTTTGGTGGGAACGCTACTGCCTAgtgcaaaatgcacgaatgcCAATACCTTTTCGTCTTGGGTGCATGCCTTGCACGAGATTTGATTCACTTATTGTTAGGTGACCATGTGCACCAAGCTGGATTATAATGTGAAAAAAAAGGGTTCTTCGTCCTTTGGTCCccaataaaataaagataaatcaGGCATCAAGACGAAAGAGGACATACTTTTCCTCCGAAATCTAAGTAGGCAAGAAACATCAATAAAAGCAAAAGAGGTTGCATGAAAATACCTTAAAGCTAAAGTTGGACCATTATCTCAGTTAAGTTTCCATGATAAGCCCAATTTATTTTAAGACCTCTGAAATGTTCGTCAGCCCAATTCATTTTAGATCATCACTAGCACCATAAGGCGTCCCTAATTTGTTGTTATGGTTGATAACCAAACAAATGAACCATGGATGACTAATCTTTAGAGGAATTAGAATTTAACTCCAAATACTCACGCCACTGCCACTTGTCCAAGCATAATGAAATTCCCTAACCACATGAAATTTACTAGAAAAATTTACTACCGATATTGAAAACTATATATTGTTCAACTCAATCAATGGTGATCGGGTCTTTATCAGATTCTTCCATCACGGAGAATATGAACTCGATATCATCCCGATCAAAGAGCTCAAAAACACAAATGTCTCTCGCATGCAGATGTGTTTCTCTCACAAATGCGGACCAATCGACGGTGAAGAAAACCGTTAGGGCATGTGGATTGCTACTAGACAACACTAGCCATGATTTGTCCGAATACATGAGAGTCATAATTCTCTTTGTGACAAAGTGGAAGTGATTTCAGAAAAAGCTTTCCAAAGGAATATACtaaaattgatagaataattcGTGTCGATTACATAGAATGGACATCCTTCATATAGATAGGACTCCTTTGAGAACTAGGATAACATAAAACGAGATAATACTAAtcaaatctaatcaaatcaaaacggaattcaaattaaatattgcgattatctatatcgcaaggtttcctaaaatagaaaaattgcctgaaaacctatctaaacaaTTTTGAAACGTGAAAATACAACGTACATCACAGCATAGCGGTGAGTATTGATCGGAAGGCCGTTTTGCTTCAACCAACCAAATTTGAACGAAATCCGAGCTCGTCATGACCGATCGGTGAATTAGCTGCGGAATCGCCCTGCCGATCAcgcttctccaagaaatcacgcGCCGGATGTTCTACATCGCTTTGTTAGAATATGTGTCAAGTTTGagcccg includes these proteins:
- the LOC115731513 gene encoding LOW QUALITY PROTEIN: uncharacterized protein LOC115731513 (The sequence of the model RefSeq protein was modified relative to this genomic sequence to represent the inferred CDS: deleted 1 base in 1 codon), which gives rise to MSMDSAVSIGWDVLKWVVVPVKRQFGYVISSKSYAQDLQKEVGKLAYEADMVHNDVEVARNNSREVYSHVAEWQAKAEKALKEARDLLGDFEKASKTCCYGSLHEPCCRYQFSRKAKHMIEGIQRLAQEFSEFKYISFSGTAPGNAAASTPAKREGKDVVQSTISMASASFASRSIKLKDDGMVQSRELIMQEIMAALADNNNSVVGIYGMGGVGKSTLLDDAERRIKKAKSFDWVAKADVSENQDIKRIQGEIAHALDLDIKDVEYVNSRAERLRTRLENEVREKKKVLIILDNLWKGLDLKSVGIPCGHNNKVIGCKLLLTSRFQDVLRREMGCDRDFLLDALKEEEAKRLFERTVGDKVHHDPFKSLVDEALNKCAGLPFLIIAMANVFRDADFREWKDVLRQIEMSTNKGIDEKINEMLQLSYNRFKGEYGKEVKSLLRLCVVYGVSKPSLENLVRYGVGSRLFREDSSMEEVRDRLSSLIRTLKASSFLLEDNEDVDGFKIHDLVRGFIASVASRDDPLLVLKNHDKSVIELPKDKLKSCTSVCFPYVDMEELPEDLDCPEMRIFLLFTNNESLKVPSSCFNSMRKLMVLHLSQVRLTRSPSPFQFLENLHTLCLNDCSLEDVAMISELKRLCVLSFANSKIQRLPKEIGQLVELRLLDLNHCSKLEIIEPGVLGSLMKLEELYMENSFDRWNDVEQTPPTNAGLIELNNLKNFCTLYVSILDPSVLPQDLNVEKLTKYQIRIGNVPRWRSRNVSKTLEPSSTLELRLDPMSDILRKGCIETLLGKPDGLILDGLNGIEQSICALSQKGFPKLKHLQVKNSPSVHHVLQLPSHTEFKMLESLLFDNLINLEKICNNHISSNSFSALKVVRVENCDKMEVLFPLSLLRELPHLEEIQVVSCHLMREIVEVDDCGKLELRNLHVLNLHDLPNMKNFCTVGMAPSSCASNDHVGTQVAFFNGQQVAFPSLETLRITWMDSIEIIWDNQVAAESFCKLKSLRVYGCNKLLKRVWDKELHSQVKFQCLHSVTVSRCDSLTSLFPTSVARDLMQLEELKINGCGGIVELIEKEGLVPRDVFPKLTSLELNHLPELKCIYTGTHALRWPALKILKVDGCSKVEILASQLENEMPPHKQPLFLIEKGAFSNLQELKLDLYGGMEIWHGHSHDGESFCKVRVLELCHFSKESAMSTCHLVRSLTNLQELVVRNSDIEELSDIVEAKEGPRHELKVIPPFSRFFQHLKTLDVSFCDGLSKMFTPTIAGNLVGLTKLRISKCKMLTEVICDDGGEEGLVVVFNQLKYMELDGLTGLRCFSSSKCTLMFPLLEDVIVSGCPSMKFFSEGPINTPKLERVQASTEAWFWKENLNITIQNMFKEMATFAGVKSMRLSEFPELIGKWHGELIPIKPSWQLESLVVDKCPSFTNAIPSRLIPVLNEVQGLQVRDCESLEEVFNLDGLEGVRSTRVLPILQDLDLVNLPKLQRLWNNHLQGMLRFDMIFGLTLYKCSNLRHAFTPSMARCVANLWRMEIKECGQMEGVIAEEEGQGSAVEKIKFPNLYWMKLECLPNMSSFLSGKNHRLECPKLAELSIAYCPKMRSLTRQPLMEIDHRTPSLFTSQVQFPKLQSIFLSHMENLSKIWIDSPQDTLTFEHLRKVKVDNCKSLENLFPHWVATSLNQLEKLRVEFCAIKEIVASGDNTPHSTTAQALFPQLTSLVFHAMPQLKRFCPNLSTLNWPFLKKLRVTHCDKLEHVSFGGNHEQVASKK